The Cervus canadensis isolate Bull #8, Minnesota chromosome 13, ASM1932006v1, whole genome shotgun sequence genomic interval cttaTTATCTCACACAACTTCTGAGGGATAGGAGTCCAGGAACTGCTCAGCTGGGTGGTCCTGGCCCTCAGTCTCTTCGGATTGCTGTTGAGATGTCGGCAGCAGCTGGGGTCCCATCTGAAGGCTGGAGACCAGCTTATAAACCCCACACTGTGTTGGCCTCTCCATAGCAAAAGACAGTTGGCCTCCTCCACAGTGGAGGATgttagagacagagagagacatgCCAGGATGCCCCTGCGACCTCATCTTCTACATGACCTTACTGCTGATGCAGTTCAACCTCAGTACATTCAGAGGTAGAGTACCAGGTCGGGGATCTTGGGGGGCCTCTTGGAAAGCTGTCAACCCCAGGGCCTGTTTCCTTGCCCAATGTTGCCTCCCAGGATAGGTATGGCCCCTAGAGCTTCAAGGGGCAGAGAGCAGCCAGGCACAACTCCAGAACCCTCTGGGCTCAGCTTCTTTCTCGGGGGAACGGGGAGCAGGTCCTGGAGCCTAGAGGAGGCTGTTAGGGCCTGGAGATAATCAGGTGATCACAGGGCTCTggtggggaagctgaggcctCACATTTCTAAAGTCAAGGCTCCCAGGAGCCCCAGGTCCTACCCCACTTCAAATTCCCAAGTGCCTGCAGTTTTATGGGCCTGGTAAGGCTGACTGCTGTCACCGTTAGGACCAACTCTTTCTCCAGATTTCAAACACCTATGATTTGCTGTCATCGTCAGGTCCCCAAGCCCTGACCTCACAGGCAAAAAAGAGGGACCCAGAGTCACAGGGTTCCACAGGGCTTAGACACCCACAGAGGCAGGCAGAGCACCTGACTGCACACAGGAATTCAGCAAACATTCATTGACCCTTGGTCTCCGCCAGGAACTGGGCTGGACGGAGGCCACAGAGGAACGCAGctccacctgccagtggaggGGGAAAGGGGCCACACCCTCCCCCCAGAAGGAGGAAGTTCTGGTTCCTTCCCCACCCACTCCGCATGCTTGCCCAGAGAAGGTGCTTCCTCTATTATTCATCAAGAAAGTCTGCAAGACAAAAGCCAAGACACAAAtagctggggaggggggcagtgcaGAGGAATTCCCCAGAGCCCCTCTGAGGCAGGGAAGGGACAGGCAATGGGTGAAagagtggggagggtgggaggaagaagAGTCCACCCCAGCTCTCCAAAGACCTGGCAGGGGTCCAGGCTGAGTGTACAAAGGGCCATGGCTCCGCCCTCAGCAGACGCCAGGATACTGCCCTCAGCTGCCCAGGGGTAGCCTGGAGAGGGGGCCCAGCTTCAGCTGTGCTTCCTCAGACTCCCCTAATCTAATACAGGATGACGTTCCTTTCACCCGAGCTAATTAATGAGGTCTGTGTGGCCTGAGTGTCTTTCTGTTCCAAGCAGGTGCTGGGGATAGCAATGAGTGACAGACAGGGCCCTGGCCTCCAGAGCCCTTGGCGCCTGGGGTGGCCGCCTCAGGTGGGAAAGTGGGGCGAGAACCTCGGAGGGCAGGGCTGAGTAGGGAAGGGAcagagggggcagggaagggacagACACACGAGGAACTTGCCTGTCTGAGAAACAGTGTGGTTCCCTCAGAGCCGGAGAGGTCCCTGGAGGGCTGACAGGGGCCTCAGCACAAACATCTCTTTGGCGACAGCGTCTTGAGGACAGATGACCAGGAATAGGAAGCAAACAAGTAAAGGGGAGCACAGCCCAGGAACAGGGGGATCTGGTTTGACACTGTGATTGCCCCCTCCCTGAGGAGTGATGACCCGAGCTCCAGGTTACCTTCCTGGGCAGCCCTCCTCCCTGTGGCCACCAGGTGGGGAGCTCCCTTTTATTCCTTCAGGCCATGTGGAACCCAGCTCTGAGGAAGCCCTGTCCACCCCTCTACCCACCCAACCACCTGGCTTCACATCTCAACGTCCCTTGCCTTCCCCTCCTGCACTAAGCCTCCGCCCCAAACAACTCCCCTTCCCCAAACAAGCTGAACTTCTGGCTCCTGAAATGGACCCTCTGCAACTCTTCTGCTGGGAGGGCCTCCCGGGTCAGCAGTAAATCCCCCATAGTCCTGCTGGTGACccagctctctgagcctccccaGAGCCTGGACCAGTGTGTGTGTGCCGGTCCCAGGGTGTGGCTCCTGGCCCACATGGCTGCCACTGCCCCAAATCACTGGCCCAGACCCTGGACACCCAGGGAGATGGGCCAGGCAgccagagggcaggaggggactGGCTTGGTGGGACTTGGAGGGCCTTGCTTGgtgtgcatggctgagtcccGGAGGGCAGATGAACCTTGCTCACGACCATGACATGGAACAGGAACTGTTGGAGCCATTGGAAGAGGAGATAAGCCTCTAGCAGTGActcaccctcctcctccctgaTGCTCCCTGGCTAGGCAAGTGGCTGGCAACCATCTGATGAAATTGGCTGGGATGGGAAATCCATATTGCCTTGACCTCAGAGGGCTCAGGATGAGACACTGCAGTGTCAGCCACATGACTCAACCACCTCCTCACTGCCCCTGGAGCACAGCCCCCAGCAGCAGCCTGAGGAGAGCTGGGACCACAGGACAGTGGCTCCCCGGCCGATGCCCCTCGCCGGCTAGGATCACTGTATTGTGGGGTCAGCACACAGCCAGTGCTCAAGACAGGTGCATAGGCCTGCCAATGAACCCCCAATTCCTTCCTACTGTCAGGGGACTCCCCTCTCAGGGCAGGACTGGACTCTGGTGGGAGGTGAGCCCCAATACAAACTGCCCTTTGTCAGGCAGGTTGGGGGCCCTGCCTCTAGGACTCAAGACGCCCTCTCCTGCTGGCCCCCATCTGCTAGGCAGACACTGGCATGGGGCAGGCTTGACCCACAGGTGTGCAAGAATAGTTTTGTGCTCCCCCGGGAGAAGGGAGGCGGTGCACCAGGCCAGAACCCAAGcttcagcccagctcagccccagAGACAACAGTGTGCACACACATCTCTGCCTTCCAGGGGCCTCAGGAGGGGTTGTGGAGAGAGAACTGGGCCCCAGGATGATGCACGACCTCTTCTCAGCACTGGGAGACGCTCTAGGAAAGTGGTGACTGTTCAGTCCTGCCTGAGCCCCCCAGGGACATCTCACACATACCCTCCCTGCTGGAGGCGGGTAGCGGCTTCAGCGCATAGGGACACACAGCCAAACTCAAGGTCGGGCAAAACCCCGAGCAGCGCAACGCCGGCCCAGGTGGGAGCTGAATCCATCCCCACGGCCCGGCCCTGCCCACCCCGCCCGTTTATGAGAAGACATCAGTCGCTGGGCCTCGGACGAACTAGACCCTTCACCAAGACGACAAAACAAAACTCCCTACCCGGTCTCTGGAAATAACCATCTTCTGGCACAGTCTCAGTCGGTTCTAGGGCCGCGGCCTCACCGCAGCCACGGCCTCCAGGGCGCGCCCTGGCCCTGAGCCCCGGCCCCGGGGCCGGCGAGGGCCAACCCCGGCAGGAATATAGGTGCCAAGGCCGCCCCGGGGCGCGGCAAGGGGCAAGGGCCGTCAAAGGCTGGCGGCGGCGGGCGGCCCGCGTAGATCTCCGGCTCCAGGGCTTCGGTGGCTGGAGCCAGTGGAAGCGGGCGGCGCGCGGGGCCCAGCCGGGCCAGGCAGGCCGCCAGATGGCCGAGCAGACGAGACCGCACGTCCGCAGGGACGCCCTCGCAGCCAGCCAGGAAGCGATTCACTTCGGCCAGACACTCATGGAAGCCAGCGCGATACTTGCCCAGGATGGCGGGGTCCGAGCGGAGGGCGGCTGCGGGGGTGGCAGGGACAGGCGGTCGGCGCCTGCGGCCGCAGCCCCGGCCCCTGAGCCCTCGCCGCCGCCCTCGGCTCACCTGTCACCTGCACGCGCCGCAGGCTCTGCAGGTGCCTCACGGTCAGCTCCAGGATGTCCGCCTTCTCCAGCTTCGAGCGGCGGGAGCTCTGCGGGCGGGGCCGGTGAGGGCGGCGGACAGCCCAGGACGGCCGGGATTCCAGGCTCCCCGAtctcgcccccacccccaactcaccTCTTTCCTGAGGGCGTCCAGGAGGAGGCTCTGCAGCTGAGCCAGACTCTCGTTGATGCGCTCTCGGCGCCGCTTCTCCATGACGGGCTTGGATGACTGCGGAGCCGGCAGCCGCTGAGTCCTGCGGGCGTcagctcccctctccccttcGCGGCCCCCCCGCTCCTGCCAACCCACGCCCGGCCAGGTCCCCACCTTCCGGTGCTCGGCCACGCTCCGGGGCTGGTTTGGGGTCCGACTGGCGCCAGCCGATGCTCCCGCCCGCGGCGAGGCCCTCGGCTTCCCCGGGGTGTCCGCAGGCATGATGCACCCCCGCGCCAGCCCCAGCCGAGGGCAGTCTGGGCGCGCGGTTTCCCAGGCCCCTCTCCCGCGGGTCCCAGGCTCCGCTACCAAGCGCGTGTCTGCAGCAGCCCGGCTATTTAAGGCAGCGCGGCTGCGGGGCGTGGGAATCTCTCTCCGCGTTCTTTCCCACACTCGCGCCAGCCAATGAGCCGCTGGCGCCGGGCAGCCCGCCCCCGGCCGCAGCCCCCGCCGGCTGTCAGTCACGAGTCAGCTCCAGGCCCACAGACCCCGCTGGCCACAAAGGCCAGCCGGGGCACCCCTCCCGCGCCTACCTCGGACCACGCAGGCCAGGCGGGAAAATCGCCGCGCCCCGGTCCCCCGTTCGAGCGGTGCGCCGGGAGGGGGCCTCTCCGGGAGGGCAGAGGCGCGAGGCTCACCTTCAGGCCGAGCGGGGACCGCGGGAAGTCTGAAAGGAAAATTCGCGAGGGGCACTCATGCGCTAATGAAGAACCGGCGAGCCTCCGCCTTCCGCGGATCCCGCCGGGGCCTTGGACCTCCGCGCGGCCTGCGAATCTGACCCTCGCCGCCTGCAGCATCTGCACGATGCCGGGGACACAGTGGACGTGGAACACCAGCCCCTGGACAGGAGAGAGGCTGGCTGGCCAAGGTCGTGAGGGAGGCAGGGTGGCATCACAGGGCCAATGAAAGATGCCTCAGAGCAAATAGTGACGTCATCACAGGCAGGATGATGTCATGGTACGGAATGGAAGGATGTTGCTGGTCAGGCTGGTGATGTCTCCAGGCAATCATAGGTGATATCTCAGGGTTAAGGTAGATGATGACCCAAGCCAGATGTAATGATGTATGGTCACTGGTGATGTCACTCTCTTCTGAATTACCCAACAGTGATGAACCAAGCAGCAGCCAAGAAAGTAGAACTCATGAaaaatgaaggataattgttACATTTCTGTTTGTTATTTCAAAGAAGCACGTGGAGGAAAGAGGGCTAAGCTTATTTTCGTGTTTGATGTTTTCACTTTGAATTCCCTTGTGGGGCacaatcatcttttttttttttcacaatcaTCTTTTGAGTTCTGGGGATGCCAGCCCATGGTGGCCTGGGAAGTCTTGTCTGCATCCCACAGACCTCTCTGGAGGCCCACTGTGGGCCTGACTGCCCTTGGGGCTGGGGAAGCATCTCCTGGACTCTGAACTGATGCGGGAGGAAAAGgcaaatgagcaaaataaataatgacatgGTTTCCATAGACAGAAAGAAATGTGTAGTTTGTTGGGGGAGCAGAAAGCCTTCTTGCCACTGAGTGGTCTGGATAGTATTTTTGCAGTGagctctgctggagaaggcaatggcaactcactccaatgttcttgcctggaaaatcccagggacaggagagcctggtgggctgctgtctatggggtcgcacagagttggacacgactgaagcgacttagcagcagctgctgcaagtccagaggaggaagtggcattcCCAGAATGGAAAGGAACCGAAGGGCCAAGGAAGGAGGGGCAGGGACAGGCAGGAGCAGGGCTCTAGGGGCTTCAGGGCCTCAGAGTGGTCTAGGAGAGTCACGCTTGGCTTTTCTGAGCAGCAGAGTAGGCCAACTGTTAGCTCGGAAGGGCCCACCTCCCACACTACATTCTACCTAGTGGATGGCGATGCTGGCTGGCCCCTACCTCAATACCTTTTCCCAGGGGTCCAGTCTGGGGCCCAGGGCAGATGCCtgtgatgcaggtttgatcactgggtgggggaagacccccacccccaccccctggaggaggaaatggcgacccactgcagtagtattcttgcctgggaaatcttatggacagcctggcaggccatggccaaaagggtcgcaaagagtcggacccaactgagcaactgaaggaaGGACCCTCCTgtacctgtttcctcatctgtaaaatgggctaccTTTTCGTTTAGCcctgggctattgtccatggggtcgcaaagagtcgaacatgactgagcaactaacactttcacgctTTCACTGAGAAGATAAATGAGATCTGATTTTGAAAGCACCCAGCACATGCAAGCAGGATGGAGTCACCTGGATTCACCTCTGCCACATGCCCCACTGTACCCTCTATCCTCTGAGACACGCCCTCCCTACCTGGGGTCTTCAGAAGCCTGTTTCAGAAGCCCCTCCAGGCCCAACAAGCAGCCTTCTGTCGCCCAGAGCAGAGTGAGTTCCCAGGGGTGTCATCTACATCCCTGTGTCCTTCCCACTGGGCTGCACCCCCACTCTCTCTCTGGGCCCTCGTACCTCTGGCTGTCCCCTCCCTGCTTTTTACATCTGGATTTGGTAGGACCTGGGACTCCTGGGGGCTGTAGGGGCTCCCTTGCTCTGAGTAGGGAGGGCGAGTCCTGGGCTGCAGTGGGGAAACTGTGTTGAGAAATACTGATGTGGAACACTGCGTTTTCCAAAGATGGCTACAATACATCCACCCCAAATACTCTACCTGTGTGTCTTTGGTGAGATTTTGTGATGACATTAACCAGCAAAGACAGGGGCAGTGGTGAGCTATGAATTCTGAGGTTTGACTTCAGAAACGTTCACCTTGCTGTCCTGGGAAACTCACTCCTGGAAACCACTGACTCCTCTGTGAGGAAGCTCAAACTGGCCTCGTGGAAAGGCCCCATGGAGAGGCCTTGTATAAGTATTGAGCCAGGAGCCTAGAAATCTCAGCTGCGAGACAGGTGATCCCAACCTGCTGCTTCAGAGCCCCCACTCACACTTTCCCAGCTGCCCCTGTGTGCTCTGTTCCATTCTTGATTCACATGACTAGTGTTACTGTGACCCTTTGGGGTCATTTGTTATGAAACAATAGTAACTGGAATAGCTAAAATGGCCCAAGCCCTGGACACCACCCCCTTCCCAGCCCCCCTCCCGCAATCCCTGTTCCCTCCTTTCTCTGGCATTCACAGAGTTGCAGGAGCTTCCAGCACTGGCTGTCCATCTGATGAGGTGACTTTTGCAGCTATCCAAGGCCAACTATCTGTCCTCCTAGATCCAGACTTGAGTTGGCCAAATCCCAGTAGGCTGATGGTCCCAGGGGCTCCTCTAGGGACCATTGATGGCCACTGGGCAGGAAAGTAGTGGGGGAGTCTGTGTGGGAAGATAAGTGTATTTTGCAGTCCAGACACTGGGTTGCAGCCTTGGGGGGGTTGGGGGTTCACCCCAAGGTGAACGTGGGGGGATGGTCTTTCTCACATCTGGTTCCCATGACAGCATTCCACAATATTCAGACAGTGTCCCTCGGGGGCCTGCCAGTGCTGTCTGTGCATAGGACCCTCCCAACCTCTGATGTGGGGGTGGCACCTGCACCCACAACCTGCCCCTCAGCATTCCACAGGCACATGGGTCCCAGGATATCAGAGACACCATAGACCATGACCGGCAACCCCATCCTCCTGTTCCCTCCTCTCCTGCCAAGGGGCAGCAGCCTGTGGACTCAGGCAGCCAGGACCAGATCTGCCATGTGACCAGGCTGGAGTCATTGCAGGGTCTCTCCTGGAGCATGGGAGTTGGGTGCTGGGATGATAAAGTAGCAGAGGCTAGGGCTGGAGGAACCCAGGATTCAGTATAAAGAAGAAGGAAGCAGATGACCAGGACCCTAATCCTAACCCTGAGGGGGCATCTTTCACTTTTACAGGCCAGGGGACCAAGACACCTTCCCTTGGCCCTTGATGCTGGGCAGTTGGAGCATCCCCCCAACACCTGATGCATGACAGCACCTCCCCCGAGGTCTGGGCATTGTCAACATCTTTCTCCATTATTGAATGTTGACACCTCTCCACACTGGGGAAGCCATGTCCCACCAGTTCTGTGTGGTGACAGAGCTTCCCACCCTGTCTGCCTGTGATGCCACCTCCCTGTGGGCTTCCGTGGGTGCTTCTCTCTTCCGTCTCCTTAGACCACCACTCTCTGGAGAGGTACGCTTCGCTCTCCTTCTGCTGGTCACATCCTGACTAGTTTCTTCTTCACCAAAAAAAGTCCCAGCTTTGAATCTCATCTTATTAACAGACCACACCTTGTGAAGTCCACTGCAACCCTGAGGGGCCTCCCCATACTTTCTGAAGGTTCACTCCTGATTCCCTATCACTTTCTCCAGCGGCTCCTGTCACAGTCCTTGTTAACTTCAAAATTCACACGGTTGATCTTCTGGACTTCCTGGCCTCCATGGGGCATACTGGTGTAGAGTTGGCAACTAAGCTCCCAAATCCTAAGTGCTGGGTGTTGACCATAGCCCTCAGATTCCCACCCACCCTGGAGGACATGcccactgggaagccccacccaCAGAGCACAGGTCACAGTCTGTAGTAAGAGATCCCTGCTGCTTTTTCAGGGTGACCTGgggtcctgcctcctccctccacgCTCTCAGCCTCTTGTCTCAGGTTCTGCCTCCCGCTTCTTCTTGTGCCTTTCAGTCCTCTGGTACTTAAGGAACAAGTCTTCACCCTAACCTTTCTATCCACACAGCTGGAGCACTCTCTGCCCAGTGGTGGAGCCTGACTGGGGCACCAACCTCCTCTGAACGTTCTCAGTTCTCAGACCAGCATTCTGCCATCATCCTTGACCCTCGGAGTTCACTCCCAGCGCTGCTCTGGCAGGTCCTACAGTGGCTCTATCTCCCTGATGTATACAAACACCATTGCTTTTCCACCACTGGCTGCAAGCCACCACCACCTTTGGCCTGGAATTTTGTAGAAGTTCTTTGCCATGGTAAGGCAGCCAGTCTTGGAGCCAAGTGCTCAGTGGGGGCAGGTGGACAGGAGAGGAGATTAGAGGGCCAGCAGAGTGTTCAGATGAACAAGCCTAAGCTCCTCTCTTCTCTCAGAAGATTGTGGGAAGCCATGGGAGAGAAGGTTGTGTGTAGATCACTCTGGCTCTTGGCTCCACCACAGATTATGGGGTCAGGATAGAAGCACAGCCACTTGGCTGTATCCACGGCAGCCTCAGTGGACAAGGGCGCATAGATATAAGTATGGTCATGGATGTTCTTGggagagttttttgttgttgctacgGCTGTTAGATGGTTGAAgggcttaaaaataaaagcaagtgtATTAAACGATACACGATTAAACTGTTTTAAAGGTCTTAGGAAGTTTAAGTTAGTTTGTAGATAGTTTTAACCAAAGACCCCTTTATAAGTGGCCATTGTAACTTCATAAATAGGATATTCACATTTTTGTCTAGAACATATATATTTTGTGGTCATGTTGTTAGgtgaatacaaattaaaaataatttcattttaccATTGAGCTCAACCTTTTATTGTTATGCAACCTTCTATATCTAATAATGCTTTGACTATAAGATTTCTTTGTTACTCTGTTAGTAAAATTGTTAATATGGTCACATCTGCTTCCTTTTAGTTAACATTTACAGGGTAggtttcttttcatccttttactttcagtttcCTGTACCTTTATATTTCATATGATTTATGTCTTCTGTAAGCTGtgtaaaatcagatttttttttaatcagatttttttcccatttatttttattagttggaggctaattactttataatattgtagtggttttgccatacattgacatgaatcagccatggatttacatgtattccccatcctgatcccccctcccacctccctctccaccggatccctctgggtcttcccagtgcaccagcccccagcacttgtctcatgcatccaacctgggctggtgatctgtttcaccatagataatatacatgtttcgatgctgttctctctaaacatcccaccctcgccttctcccacagagtccaaaagtctgttctgtatatctgtgtctctttttctgttttgcgtatagggttatcgttaccatccttctaaattccatatatatgtgttagtatactgtattggtctttatctttctggcttacttcactctgtataatgggctccagtttcatccatctcattagaactgattcaaatgaattctttttaatggctgagtaatattccatggtgtatatgtaccacagcttccttatccatttgtctgctgatggacatctaggttgcttccatgtccaggctattataaacagtgctgcgatgaacattggggtgcatgtgtctctttcagatctggtttcctcagtgtgtatgcccagaagtgggattgctgggtcatatggcagttctatttccagttttttaagaaatctccacactgttctccatagtggctgtactagtttgcattcccaccaacagtgtaagagggttcccttttctccacaccctctccag includes:
- the HES4 gene encoding transcription factor HES-4 isoform X1; translated protein: MPADTPGKPRASPRAGASAGASRTPNQPRSVAEHRKVGTWPGVGWQERGGREGERGADARRTQRLPAPQSSKPVMEKRRRERINESLAQLQSLLLDALRKESSRRSKLEKADILELTVRHLQSLRRVQVTAALRSDPAILGKYRAGFHECLAEVNRFLAGCEGVPADVRSRLLGHLAACLARLGPARRPLPLAPATEALEPEIYAGRPPPPAFDGPCPLPRPGAALAPIFLPGLALAGPGAGAQGQGAPWRPWLR
- the HES4 gene encoding transcription factor HES-4 isoform X2 produces the protein MPADTPGKPRASPRAGASAGASRTPNQPRSVAEHRKSSKPVMEKRRRERINESLAQLQSLLLDALRKESSRRSKLEKADILELTVRHLQSLRRVQVTAALRSDPAILGKYRAGFHECLAEVNRFLAGCEGVPADVRSRLLGHLAACLARLGPARRPLPLAPATEALEPEIYAGRPPPPAFDGPCPLPRPGAALAPIFLPGLALAGPGAGAQGQGAPWRPWLR